DNA from Choristoneura fumiferana chromosome 6, NRCan_CFum_1, whole genome shotgun sequence:
tagacctccaattgcttcagttggaagcggcgtgcgtccaccgtgaacctgtggCTTTAACTAGGACATCCATctatcttgttggtggacgtcctgcgctgcgcttgccgatccgcagacTTTTCAGCCTCAACGCACATCTGTTCATTGGGATGCTTACTggcattttgaaaaattatctTTTACTCTAGTAAGTATTGGACCTTTTTCCGTGAGCTTATTTTGTAAAATGACCTTATTTTTGTTACTCGTCACCCTAATCACCCAGCTTCTTTCTTCTAAATTACAGCAGTTCAAATTTTTTCGTTTCGTCAAACTTAACAAAAGTAACGACACAATccttaaaaatataccttaaatattataatttacacaATCGGCGGATTCCCGGTATTACATACGTAGATACTACTAATTAAttggtaggtactcgtagtcaATACAAATCCTTACCAATTAGTAGAAGTACTGAGAAAACACCAAACAATCAATCATCAAAGATATTTATTACAAtcgggttagtatcatttcgtctaaaaaagcagctggtctaagtagcaactggtctaaaaagcagctggtctgagtagcaagtggtctaagaagcaactgcaggactactacgaaactcgaaactcgaagttcgtgtcgtgcggtccctctgacacttatactatttaatacgagagcgagagggacggtactatacgaacttcgagtttcgagtttcgtagtagccctgctggtgtaagtagcaagtggtctaaaaagcaactggtcctaacatgtttttgttaaaaacttgaaaaacataggtagataaggttaggttagagttgcgtcaaggcacGAAGCGCCTCAGCTatgcggaataggagctccgtctACTATGAGTCAAAAAAATTTAGACCACTTCATACTTAGACAAGTttctacttagaccagttgctacttagaccagttgcttcttagaccacttgctacttagaccaattgctaatttgctacgtagaccagcggctttttagacgaaatgatacgtTACTAACCCTTAGAAtcacaaaaacaaatattttcttggtatttttcaaagtaggtacaaacgaaaataaaactcaGTTCTCATAGTTCCCTTTTCAACAAGTAACAAATGCTTCACGTCGTTTTGATCTTCGtcgcaacttttttttactttttttgctatATCAAGGTGCCTTATGAAGCGAAGTAAGAATTTTCTATTTTGTGTGAATTTAGAAAGTTTCGTAACAAGTCAATGTAGAGTGATAGATAATATATGACCAGGTTACTTTcaaagaaaaagttttaattgtgacgtattaagtaattgaaaataattagaTCGAAATTTACTTAATTCAGGTCATACTCTATACCTAACAATTAGTATCGAATAAATTCGCTGCAAAATCGACAGGAATAGAATAAAGCGGAGCAATTTGCTTTGAGCTCTTGCACGGGGATTAAGCACGATGCTCCGGGAAACGTCTGGGCTAAAATCACAATGAGAATCATAATATACAGTTGAAAGCACAAAGCCCCACTTTAGCCAAACAGAGTTTTGTGAATTTATTAAGGGAGTGATAGAACATTTCTTGAAATTTATGTCAGCTCTGACTGACGCCTTTGTCAAATGACCCCTCCCCGTTTGACTTCCACGACGACAAGGAAAAAGCGGtgtattttggaaaaatatttactcTGTTCATATTTACAGTACCTAAAATTACaaaggtaagtaataaaaaggTGATGATAGCAAATATAAAATCCAacatttttggcaaattataGAATAGACAGAAGGTAGCTTAGATGATATTACGTATAACTtttcaaactaaaataaactatCACAATTCCTTTAAAACAAAACGATGAAGGAATATGCTCTCCAGCAAAGGAATGACTATATCTTATTTCATAAAACGTTTACGTTTACGCTAAtattagatacattttttatatctACATCTTGACCTAAAATAACATCTAATTCGTATATAAGTATACACTTACAAAATGTTAATTGAACTACAGTCTGTCAGAGTTGCAAACTTCATTAAAATCGTGATAAAATTATGTACACTGGTATATTTACATCTGCGGCCGCAATTTACTGGAGTTTAGTCGAACATCACCTGAAGATGAGGATCCATAGTACGGCGAGCGCGTATGAGGCGTGCGTGCATTTGGGCTGTGCGTCGCTCGAGAGTGCGCTGGCGTGGCACTCGGCTTCGTCCGCTCTCAGCTGCAGCAGTGGCACTCTGCGCCCGAGCTGGTCCTTGCAGGTAGCACTGCGCAGCGCTTTCCTGAGCTCGGCGCCCGCTTCGTTCTCTTGCAGCCAGCGCCGCAGCCACGCGCCCAGCCACGCCAACTCGCACTCGCAGCGCAGCGGGTTACCCGTCAGTATCAGACCACCTGCAAAAGCATACCACGGTTCGCTGCCGTTACGCACAATTATTTTTCcccaaatgttttattcatgttaagtcatgattttctctgaaaccatattattttcggaactttcataaaacaaacctaacctagtcTACTGTGCTCTATAGAACGTAAGAAAATATACTGagaattttttttactgtcggaGTGATAGTAGGGAAATGAaaaatttggcaaacaatacTTATGCGAAAGGCAGGATACCCTTTAGAACCTCAGGCAGTGTTCTCATAattcgtgaatacaaaggaattAAACTAACAAATACCGATTAAAGAGATACATTTTCGATTTCTATTCACGTGTACCTTAAAACTACGTTCTGATTTTGGCTCTTAGGTATGACATGTGATATATTTATAGACGTTAAACCAGATTTGATTTCAATTATTGAttgaaataattgtattaaaaaaataaggtacGCTGTATACTAATTTGCAAATTTCTGTAACAAAAAGctaaactttatttatacaaaCTCCAAGTTGAATTTCGTGACTTTTACTTGAGACAGTGTTTCTTTGTTTACAATTTCTTTTTCCAGATACGCCTCCGTGAATCCATCTTCCAGAAAAggaatattaaaattttgtgaATAATCTATTACTCCCCAAGTAAAATAAGCTTGGCATTAATATcggaaataaatttataactgAGAAATCTCTGTTCTTTTCATTTATAGACAAGAGCCAAAAGCAGCTGCTGCTGTTTAaaaattttaacttattttgcCTGACATGAGAATTACGAACTAAATCACAAGAGACAATCAAACTTCAAATTCAATCGCAGCAGTCTTGTAAAACTTATCGAACTTAAATTACACAATTCAGACTAATGGATTCTGAAAACTTTAAGCCAAGTTTTGTGAAATTGTCGGTTAGATTGACTATACGCTATAGGTAATTCAACCaaatagtttgtttgtttatgctATTATAATAACAAATGAATGGGTGTGTGTTTTGCAAAAGAAACAGGTCACTTTCCATATATGTAAACTAGTTTGGAAAGTGAGCTGTCCTGTTTTTGTTTGTCAATACTACTTGATATGCAAATTTTACCTGAAAGCAACTTGGTGGCTACGTGACTCCAGCTCGTAAAGTTTGGGTAAAAAATGGCCGGATTGAGCGTCGTGAGCTGATTGTAGCTCAGGTCAAGTCCAAGTTGCGGCACTTGCCCGAGATGGCGCATCAGCGCCGTCGGTAGCTTCGCCAGCGCCGTCTCTGTTATCCTGATGAACATCTCCTGACTATTCACAAATGGCTCAAATGCTTCATCAGATATCTTTCGCAATCTCGACCCTCTTATTTCCAAGTACCGAATATTTCTTGCGTCAACTCCATGCAACTGATCATCCATTAGCTCATCAGTCCAGTGTATTATCAGCTTATAAAGCGAAGGAAGGGAAGACGTGATATTACAGATTCGGAAAGTGGAATGGTTTATGGTGGTCCACGTCTGTATGCTTAGGGATCGCAACGACATTAACGGGCGGAAGGAATCTTGGTCAATTATGTCTAAATATTTGAGaccgtttaaatttaaattagacaaGTTGTTCAACCATTTAAAACTATTTGGCGAAATTCTTATTATAGGGTTAAATGAGATATCAAGAATATTTAAATTACTCAAGTGCAGCCACATCTTTGGCACCAAAGAGGTAAGACGATTATGACTAAGGTCTAAGTGGCGAAGATTCACTAGCCGTTTAACGTCAGTCTCCTTAAAGCTGTTGATTAAATTTGAAGTTAAATTGAGACTTGTTAAGTTTGTCAATGGTAAATAAGGCACTGATTTTAAACTTATATTTGCAAGATTCAAATGCCGCAAGTTGGGAAGGTTGTGGAACAACTCTTTGAAGTTTGCTTTTATGGAGTTAAAGCTTAAGTCGAGCTGACTCAAACCCCCGAGACAGGAAAAAGTATTATCCGACAGAACAGTGAGTAAATTATGACCTAAATTCAAACTTAATAGAAACTGGGTGTTGCGAAATATATTGCTATCTAAATACTCTATTCGGTTGTGGGACAGGTCAAGATACCTAAGTGTGAAACCAATCTGCGAGAGAGCAGTGCTTGGAAATAATGATATCTCGTTAGCGCTGAGATCGAGGTGTTCtattatagtatttttaaatacatctCTAGGAAGTAGTCTTAAATTATTATGGTCCATTTTCAGGTATCTTAACCTATTCAAATTACTAAACTGTTCTACAGCCAATTGAGAAATAAGGTTATAGGAAAGATCTAAAATCATTAATGTATATAAATCAGTAAACGACTTCCTCTTGAttgaatttatattattctTGTGCAAGTCTAGAATTTCTAAATTCATAGCCTGGCCAAACGCTTCACTGGAAATATGCATAATTTTATTGTGCGAAAGAATAATTTGTCGTATTGTGGACTCTATTATAATAAAGAAATTGTTTGGCACCTCAAGCAGGTCATTGTATGAACAGTCAAAAATATTAATGGACACTCTGGAATCTCCGTCTATGCTTCTAATATTATTCCTACTTACATTTAACGTGAATGTTATTTCGTCATGAGAAATGTTAAAGAATGGATCTAGCGAAAAATGCGTGAAGTTATTGCCTTGTAACTCTAATATTTCTAGTTTCGGTAAATTAGCAAAGGTCTCCGGCTCCATCGAATCGATTATGTTCCCTGCCAAAGATAAATATCTCAAGTTCGGCAAGTTCGTGAAACTGTGCTTAGTTAAGTTATTGATTCGGTTATAAGATAAATCTAAGTTTCTCAAGTCAGGCATATTCGTAAACGTTCGGCCTCGTATCAAACTGATAAAATTATATGCAattcttatactatttaatccTAAGGACACATTTTGATACGTTGCATCAACAATTATGTCCACAATTCTATTATAGTC
Protein-coding regions in this window:
- the LOC141429009 gene encoding uncharacterized protein gives rise to the protein MVVGDACARWALQRATLLAWLLAGPLAAPRPEPCAGSPLCSCHDQHMSCIAVPLHRFPEWPRIELQHLDISMSNLEILSESALDGLRLQTLVLVANKLHHIELHAFSSMAVTLASLDLGYNEFTEIPQQGLKDLKVLNWLNLQNNNIAHVEPEIRWHHLEETLTSLSLSSNQLTRLRPGALTSLHRLLQLDLEGNLLRTISPDSLPPSLTLIKLSNNFLHTFSCDLVFNLPRLQAVHLRHNFIRFGHNFSCSSNKTKKIEKLDLSNNKLNDTTQILILQEIQIRQIILDLNELTIVPRLVYLNNRVERLSISYNKLKFIYKDVFLSLKNSLEHLEVEHNKLSQLPSSLAEVARLRHLSLAYNQLERSPPLPPRIQTLSLAGNFLTTMPSALQTLEPGAIRYLDLSYNRISNLQSDEFRDWAISLATINLRGNRIAQIYKNVFPASMPVKEINLSFNDLYYVHPQSFSNVSNSLHVLESSSTLFSGYFPFEIDDGLANLSWLSFDNNDFHILKLSDISLLPYLKYLNLDYNRIVDIIVDATYQNVSLGLNSIRIAYNFISLIRGRTFTNMPDLRNLDLSYNRINNLTKHSFTNLPNLRYLSLAGNIIDSMEPETFANLPKLEILELQGNNFTHFSLDPFFNISHDEITFTLNVSRNNIRSIDGDSRVSINIFDCSYNDLLEVPNNFFIIIESTIRQIILSHNKIMHISSEAFGQAMNLEILDLHKNNINSIKRKSFTDLYTLMILDLSYNLISQLAVEQFSNLNRLRYLKMDHNNLRLLPRDVFKNTIIEHLDLSANEISLFPSTALSQIGFTLRYLDLSHNRIEYLDSNIFRNTQFLLSLNLGHNLLTVLSDNTFSCLGGLSQLDLSFNSIKANFKELFHNLPNLRHLNLANISLKSVPYLPLTNLTSLNLTSNLINSFKETDVKRLVNLRHLDLSHNRLTSLVPKMWLHLSNLNILDISFNPIIRISPNSFKWLNNLSNLNLNGLKYLDIIDQDSFRPLMSLRSLSIQTWTTINHSTFRICNITSSLPSLYKLIIHWTDELMDDQLHGVDARNIRYLEIRGSRLRKISDEAFEPFVNSQEMFIRITETALAKLPTALMRHLGQVPQLGLDLSYNQLTTLNPAIFYPNFTSWSHVATKLLSGGLILTGNPLRCECELAWLGAWLRRWLQENEAGAELRKALRSATCKDQLGRRVPLLQLRADEAECHASALSSDAQPKCTHASYALAVLWILIFR